A genomic region of Zea mays cultivar B73 chromosome 6, Zm-B73-REFERENCE-NAM-5.0, whole genome shotgun sequence contains the following coding sequences:
- the LOC100275438 gene encoding uncharacterized protein LOC100275438, with protein sequence MAMAPAAATRARAIGGSGPSHFISTSSFLGPPPNPIRLPRRAGANRAVLLGAGRRDAWGADGGSSPSSEGGRLVDEDMATLRRRIREARAESSEEDGILDADDAGIPLPPTGWTELERRHHGSYVVGVRGAVGLLEALLVNARPGLGAGLLAVMLLGVPASLFLVCAQLIRGR encoded by the coding sequence ATGGCTATGGCACCGGCAGCAGCAACCCGAGCTAGAGCTATTGGTGGCTCAGGCCCTAGTCACTTCATCTCCACGAGCAGTTTCTTGGGGCCACCTCCCAATCCCATTCGGCTGCCACGTCGCGCCGGCGCGAACAGGGCCGTGCTCCTCGGCGCCGGGCGGCGCGACGCGTGGGGCGCCGACGGCGGCTCTTCTCCCTCCTCCGAGGGCGGCCGGCTGGTGGACGAGGACATGGCGACGCTGCGGCGGCGCATCCGCGAGGCGCGggcggagtcgtcggaggaggacggcATTCTTGACGCCGACGACGCCGGCATCCCGCTGCCGCCGACCGGGTGGACGGAGCTGGAGCGGCGGCACCACGGGAGCTACGTGGTCGGCGTGCGCGGCGCGGTCGGCCTTCTCGAGGCGCTCCTCGTGAACGCGCGCCCGGGGCTCGGCGCCGGCTTGCTGGCGGTGATGCTGCTCGGCGTCCCGGCGTCGCTGTTCCTCGTGTGCGCGCAGCTGATCCGGGGCCGCTGA
- the LOC100281941 gene encoding Ras-related protein RIC2, with the protein MAANGGGYRAEDDYDYLFKVVLIGDSGVGKSNLLSRFTKNEFSLESKSTIGVEFATRSLQVDGKVIKAQIWDTAGQERYRAITSAYYRGAVGALLVYDVTRRATFDNVGRWLRELRDHTDQSIVVMLVGNKSDLRHLVAVSTDDAKEFAEAESMYFMETSALDATNVDSSFSEVLTQIYQIVSKKTVEASEEGAAAPGKGEKINVKDDVSAMKRVGCCSN; encoded by the exons ATGGCGGCCAACGGAGGCGGGTACCGGGCGGAGGACGACTACGACTACCTCTTCAAGGTGGTGCTCATCGGCGACTCCGGCGTCGGCAAGTCCAACCtcctctcccgcttcaccaagaacgagttcagcctcgagtcCAAGTCCACCATCGGCGTCGAGTTCGCCACCCGCAGTCTCCAGGTCGACGGCAAGGTCATCAAGGCCCAGATTTGGGACACCGCCGGCCAGGAGAG GTACCGTGCAATCACAAGTGCCTATTACCGAGGAGCCGTAGGGGCACTGCTTGTCTACGATGTCACCCGTCGCGCCACGTTCGACAACGTGGGCCGTTGGCTGAGGGAGCTCAGAGACCACACCGACCAGAGCATCGTCGTGATGCTGGTCGGCAACAAGTCCGATCTCCGGCACCTGGTGGCCGTCTCGACTGACGACGCCAAGGAGTTCGCCGAGGCCGAGTCCATGTACTTCATGGAGACGTCCGCCCTCGACGCCACCAACGTGGACAGCTCCTTCTCGGAGGTGCTGACCCAGATATACCAGATCGTGAGCAAGAAGACGGTGGAGGCCTCcgaggagggggcggccgcccCTGGCAAGGGGGAGAAGATAAACGTCAAGGATGACGTTTCTGCGATGAAGAGGGTTGGGTGCTGCTCAAACTAA